In Myxocyprinus asiaticus isolate MX2 ecotype Aquarium Trade chromosome 16, UBuf_Myxa_2, whole genome shotgun sequence, the genomic stretch cttttcACATTAAAATTATGTTCACACGCATAactgttgtggctatacttttgaaacagcctaGTGAGTATtttaccgattggccccattcagttctattgtaagtgcctcactgtaacagatttttgcctttatttatttatttatttatttatttatttatttaagaaaagcAGGGACACGTCaatattaattttgtggtaatcaacattaggctatgccacaaatgcacaaAATTGCTGTCACAAATCGACTGAGCCTAACtagtactgaacccggaatattcctttttgcTTTGGTTTGATCAAGTTTCTCGATACGTTGTTTTCGACCGAAAATCATTCCCATTGAAACTTCAAACTTCAAACCGAAAATCAAACTTTGAACGATTGTTCTGCCCAGATTAAATATAGAGCCGTTTGCAGACTCTACAGTATGTGCACTGCGTGTTGCACAACCGCTTGAAGGTGACACTCACTCAAACAGTCAGATAACGGAACAGATAGTGTCATTTCATGGGCTGTTGTAAAAGAACAGTGTTTACGACTTTGAGATTTCAGACATGCAGCACTTAAAACCTCTTCTTAAATTCACCCAGACACAGCAAACCAATTTGGGATTTGGACTGATTGCTCTTTTAACAGTGGGTAGCGAGCACGTCTTCTCGGTCTTTGCTTTTAGTTGTCCTTGCAATGATTGGAATTTTATTTACGGGAACGTCTGCCTTCTCGTACCCGCACTTGCTCTGCTCATCCTAAGTTACATGTTGAGCAATAAAACATGGAAGTTATTCACTGGTCTGTGCCTTAGGAAAAGGAAACTATGTCGCTTTAATTACACATTTGGCTTTTTGTGCGTTTTTCTTCAAATCAGCGTGACCGCAATGGTCGCACCTCTCAGCTGGATTGCAGTTGCTCTTCTCAAAGGGGTTTACTTCGAGTGTGCAATGACTGGTGCCAATGTTACACTCTTCAGTAGTCACCTTTGTAACGACAAGTATCCTCACTGTCGGACAGAGCTGGAACAGTTCCCGTGTGATGGAACCAGTGTCCCGAAAAGCGAGAGAGTGGCTGTTCTTTCCATCATACGCGCGGAATCGCAggtgagcacaaaaaaaaaaaaaagaaactttcacAGCAGAAAGAATCTTACCTCAGCACATAGCCCAACTTTACAACAGAGTTATCTCTAGCCTTCCCAAATGGCTCCTcgatcaaattatttatttaaagagttTACATATACGCATATTAAATACGATCCTTAACAAGTAATCATTTGACAGGATGGCAAACTATAATAGCATAGGCTATAGACTACAAATTTCGATGGATTCTACAGATTGTCCCACATATTTTTCTTGTTATTTGTGTTCATAATTATGTCTTCTTAGATAATCATTTCTATCGTGATATTCTTCAACAAATCAGATGTTTTATTTGAACAAATAGCTACCTCGTTTACAGTGCACTGTAAAGGAAGTAACTATTTGTTCAAATGAAACATGTGCTAGTATCACATTGAATAATTGGTTCCCTTGGTTGGGGGTTTATAAAGGGggtgattaatgactaataagtcatttgcaaatgcattataaataattgatatgtggttataacaacatgcataaaaagggtgactttatgccatacctgccaaatagtgagatgcttaataacacatattcaacattagtaacctatgaaaatgtaccttaatttaAAGTGGAGATATATGAAGAAGTTGCAAGCATTAGAAACCTATGTGCATGCATTTCTGTAGGTTTAATGgttatcaggctttattatatacaggtgcatctcaataaattagaatgtcgtggaaaagttcatttatttcagtaattcaactcaaattgtgaaactcatgtattaaataaattcaatgcacacagactgaagtagtttaagtctttggttcttttaattgtgatgattttggctcacatttaacaaaagcccaccaattcactatctcaaaaaattagaatacatcataagaccaataaaaaaaacatttttagtgaattgttggccttctggaaagtatgttcatttactgtatatgtactcaatacttggtaggggctccttttgctttaattactgcctcaattcggcgtggcatggaggtgatcaatttgtggcactgctgaggtggtatggaagcccaggtttctttgacagtggccttcagctcatctgcattttttggtctcttgtttctcattttcctcttgacaataccccatagattctctatggggttcaggtctggtgagtttgctggccagtcaagcacaccaacaccatggtcatttaaccaacttttggtgcttttggcagtgtgggcaggtgccaaatcctgctggaaaatgaaatcagcatctttaaaaagctggtcagcagaaggaagcatgaagtgctccaaaatttcttggtaaacgggtgcagtgactttggttttcaaaaaacacaatggaaaaacagcagcagatgacattgcaccccaaatcatcacagactgtggaaattaacactggacttcaagcaacttgggctatgagcttctccacccttcctccagactctaggaccttggtttccaaatgaaatacaaaacttgctctcatctgaaaagaggactttggaccactgggcaacagtccagttcttcttctccttagcccaggtaagacccctctgacgttgtctgtggttcaggagtggcttaacaagaggaatacgacaactgtagccaaattccttgacacgtctgtgtgtggtggctcttgatgccttgaccccagcctcagtccattccttgtgaagttcacccaaattcttgaatcgattttgcttgacaatcctcataaggctgcggttctctcggttggttgtgcatctttttcttccacactttttccttccactcaactttctgttaacatgcttggatacagcattctgttaacagccagcttctttggcaatgaatgtttgtggcttaccctccttgtgaagggtgtcaatgattgtcttctggacaactgtcagatcagcagtcttccccatgattgtgtagcctagtgaaccaaactgagagaccattttgaaggctcaggaaacctttgcaggtgttttgagttgattagctgattggcatgtcaccatattcttattttttgagatagtgaattggtgggtttttgttaaatgtgagccaaaatcatcacaattaaaagaaccaaagacttaaactacttcagtctgtgtggattgaatttatttaatacacgagtttcacaatttgagttgaattactgaaataaatgaacttttccacgacattctaatttattgagatgcacctgtatattatgaATAAGTATGAAGACCTGAAAGGACTAGTTGGGACACAACTCACAAGtaatataataattcaaaaatgtagcaaaatgacataatcctgattttaattgtatttattttttgctgcattgtgacataaatcatgaattaggggcATGTTTTGGGCATTAATACAAGTAtaattaagtgtatttattaaaggtgcactcaataatttttttcctcattaaaaaagtttaactcctaaagacatgaattgaaaTGTTCCTATAAATgttggaaatcatgaccactcacattaaaatgaagactccagtcatataagtgaccttataaaagttgttttattctaaatggagagtgtccacacatgggggctgccatgttagaatcacatgaccagccgaatactactcgcttaatctcagtaactgtcctgttatttacactttcactcattgattaatgTAATCATGGcggactgtgaatactaaatttctacaatggtactGAAATTGAAAACGATTAATTTTAAAAGATGCTGCATCctagctgctaggtgtcagtgtaagtccaagatgacgcaaagacaaaagttactgagtgcacctttaagcatttACAGCcaattaaaatgctcactattaggcaagtattgcataaaagtcaccctttttaatTTAGGTTGTtacaactgcatatcaatgatttaaaatgGATTTGTAAATGACTTCGTCATTAAGGAACCCCTTTATAatgtataaacccttaacaaaaggaacattaatgtaaagtgttatgaATCATTTGCATAATTCTGGAAAATACTTTTAGGTTCTTGGTTGGATCCTGATAGCTTCTGTAATGATGTTCACCTTTCTGCTTACATGCGTGGCAAGATGCCATTCTCCAATCAGTTACATGCAGCTGAAGTTTTGGAGGATGTACACTCAGAAGGAGAGTGAGTTTTTGGACAGCTACACAGCTCAGCATGCTGAAAAGCTCGCGAAGAGAAACTTAACAAGTTTCTTTGAgttaaccaaacccactcctatgAAGAGTCCTCCCAAAAAAGCCTGGGAGAAGATTTCCTCCTTCTACAAGTTCCAAACCATGGATGACTACTACAGCATCCTGCACAAGTACGTGTGCACTTGTGAGGACCTTGAAAATCCAACAGCGCGGGCTTCAGTGAGGTCTGAAAATGATTTTTCAAACCCAGCAGCGCTGGCTTTTCTGGACGAGGGCAAACTTGTCATGTAGATGTGTACATATGCTGTCTGAAAAGCATGTACAGTATGGTTTAGCAGTGCTCCTCTAATTGACAGCTTTCTTCGTTTATTATGACATTATGGGCACATGCATAAACAGAACTGGAGAGATCacttatttctctctctttcctgtgCCTTCTAGAGTCAGtctattgttcttttgttttttaattgtagcTTTTCTTTTGATTAATaccatttgtattattttaatttccatgaggattttgttatttgatttttttttcttcaatatgaTTTTTCATGTGAATAGTACAAACTATTCTGAATTGCACTTTGTGTTTGTGGCAAGTAGACTGTTTACATTAATCAGCTATGCATATTTTTCTTAAAACGCAACTGATCATCATGTAGAAAGAAAGGTATtttcctcaataaaaaaaaagaaatattttttgcCCTCTCCACTTCTTAAGAGGACTGAAAACAATCAGTTACAGtacaatgtaacattttaattttggtgTCATTTCATCAACCTATGCCATAAATATAATAGATCATAATACTTTATGCTATATTTTTTTAGTTTGGAAGATGATGGTATGATGTATGTCATCTCATATTTCAAACAGCAGTTTGGGGAATTTTTTGATGTAATCATGTAAATTTGTGAAAAACACATTGCAAaaagctcatttaaaaaaaatcaatctaCCATTAGTTGTTAGCGTGAAAGCTTAGTCCTTAAAGGAGTCATGGGAGGAATGCTGATCACAACAGTGGGGCAAGAACACAGAACAGAAAATCTTCTCATACCAGCGCAAATCACTTCCTTCTGTCCGAATTTTACATATTATGTTGCAATAAACCTCTTTGTTTTGCATTACAAGCACAAATTCTCTGTCTTGTGAAGACACTGGGTAAATGCTACCAGCCTCTACATTCCAACATTCCAATGCTACAACCCTCCAAATTCCACCATAATAAAAGCGCATTGTGACTTCCAAATTTAAGTTTGTATGGCTCAGTTTTCAACCAATTAATAATACCAATTAATAATACAATCCAGTGGTGGTATCTCGTTTGTTTGACTGCTTTTGCGTAATGGGTAAATGCACAGAtgtgctctttttttatttatttagttttgtatTCCAACAGAACCCAATGTTTTGGTGGCAGCCCTTGAGTGAGTGGGAGGGGAAAAGGGTGAAAAGGGGAGGGGTTTGATGAGTTGCAGTCAAAACCAGGGAAAGAAAAGGCGGAGATCAGGGAGGGTGTggaaaagaaaagtgaaaatcacagagagagaaaagggaGTGCCATTGTGTGTACAGATTTGCAGCCACAGCAGTTATCATCTCTGTCAAATTCCACCATCATCTGTGCATTGACTATCAACTACTTATTTTGGATATGTCTGTACCAACTATGGATTCTTTTAAGACCGTCTTACGGTTCCTCACCAATCAGAAGAGTACTATTGGCTATAGCTTCATGGCCATTTTTACAATAGGCAGTGAACGAATTTTCTCCATGGTTTCTTTCCAGTGTCCGTGCAACCGTGAACAGAATTTTGTCTATGGAGTAACATTTCTGCTCGGCCCAGCTATTGTCTTCATGATCATCAGTCTCTTTGTTAGTACACGTTTTTGGCGATTATATACTGGGTGTTGTCTCAACCCTTTCAAACTCTGCCCCAAGGGTAACTGTTTGAGTTGCTTGACAGTGTTTATTAAAGTACTTGCTGGAGCTTGCATTGCGCCCATTATGTGGCTTTGTGTAGCACTGCTCAATGGAACCTTTTACGAGTGTGCTGTCAGTGGCTTGGATAAAAACATGGTGGTAGACCTTTTCTGCAAAAACAAGACACCTGAGTGCCGGGAAGAGCTAGCCCAAGTGCCCTGCAGCAAGTCTCAGCTGTCTCCAGATGATAATAAGGAACTGCTACTAATGCTTCGAGCTCAGTCACAAGTAAGCACAACTATGTTATTGCGACAGACACTTACAGCAACAGCAAAGAACTCAAATACTGTGAATTTCATAAATACTGTCAAGAAGCATTAGCTTACAATTTAATCTTTGATTTTGTGCGTGCAGATCCTTGGCTGGTCCATCGTTATCTTTTCGGCAATAGCAGCACTGATTGGCACATGCTTTAAGAACTGTCGCTCTCAGGTAAGCTACCTTCAGTTAACTTTCTGGAAAATCTACATGCAGAAGGAGAAGGAAAAGTTTGAGACATTTGCTGAAGACTACGCCACCAAACTGGCAGAAAGGAACCTCAAGAGCTTCTTTGACAACAAAAGTCCCGAACCGTTTTCCTTTCCAAACCACAAGGCCTGGGAGGAGATCTCCTCAATATACACATTTACGCAAAGTGAACAGTACTACAGCAACCTGCAGAGATATGTGGAGTGCGGCGATCGGGATTACAGCCCTGAGAAGCATCCTGTTTTACAGATGGAAGATGGCATAGAGATGGTATAGAGTCACAAAGCTGCATGAACTTGGTAAATGAATTGAAACAATATGACCAATGATGTAAACAAGTCATTGTACATTTGAGTAACTAGtgtaaaaaactatatatatatagcccAGAACATGACTGACAGCCGCTGTGAATTTTTGCAGAATTTTTGTTGAAAACACACCCACTGAAAGTTTTGTTTTGTCCATTGAGGAAGTGGACACTGCGCAATTCAAAATGCTTACCATTTACACTAGTCACATCCACTTTCATTTAGCTACCACTGAAGCAACAGGTCTCAGGCCACAAAGAGATGCTGACAGAAATTTGAGCTTGCTTTAATAGGTGTTTCTCTGATGGAAGATGTTTTCATTAGCAGCGGGGCAATATAGATGTTATTATTGAAAGCAACTTTCAGATAATCTGAGGGTTGTTTGGTTTGAATGCTGCaggtttaaaatgtcaaaaaagggGGGAAAAGAAATTATTCTCAGGGAATTTGTCAGACGGCTCAAAATCTTTTCCACCCTCTCCATGTAGACCAGGCAGTGTGTTTTGTACATTAATGCATAATAACTTCAAAAGACCATTGCATAATAAGTTTTAACATTTGCACAATATTATTGATAAGTGTCTTGTAGTAATTAAATTATCTTCTTAAAATAACTCTAAACAAAATAACTGAGTAAAttcaaaacattgattaaaatctaTAATACAGCCACATTGTGCTTATGCCCTTCAACAAAACATATAATGAGCAAACCTATATGCTTGTTTCCTTTGCTGGTTTCAAGTAGATGATGTGACAAACAGGAAACCCACATTATGACCAGGCATCTGTAAAAACACTTCATTTTCTTCAACCTTTCTTTAGTAACTTTACCCAACAGATCAGCTTTGCATAGAAATTCCTGCATTCAGAACACAATGCTCTTAGAATAGCCTTTCAACACATAAGAACAGaaactattttatttacattactaCAAAAGGGTGAGGTGCTGGTTACCAGCATGTTTGTGGTGTCTATTTCCTGCATTGTTTGTAAAGGAGAATGTTCAGACACTTCATTATACTCAGGTTAAAACTCAGCAATGGACTACAACCCCAAttacaaaaaagttgggacagtatgacaaatgctaaaaacaaaacgtagtgatttgtaaattatattcaccctttgctatattgaaagcactacaactacacattatatgaagtttcaccttgtgaatttcatagtttttttttttttttaaatatacagtaatttcaaattagatgattgcaacacactccaaaaaagttgagacaggggcaatttaagactaataacaatttgacgagttaaaataacaaggtgatgtgaaacaggagatgttaaacacgtgaagcaatcgtgtcatagtatataaggagcctccaaaaacagccttgtccttcaagagcaaggatcattcgagacttgtcattttgccaacagatgcttcagcaaataatccagcactttgagaacaatgttccccaaagacaaattggaaggattttgggtatttcaccctctacagtgcacaatatagttaaacaATTCAAgaaatatggtcaaatctcgttgcgtaaagggcaagacgaaaacaacTTCTTaatgtgcatgatctctgatccctcagacgtgactctcttaaaaaacataattcatctgtaatggatatcatgaacatgggcttagGATTACATTAGTAAACCTTAGTAGTCAACACAACTTgcagctgcatccacagatgcaagttaagactttactatgcaaagcagaagccctacatcaacacagtTCAGAAGGGCTTCCAACTTCcatgggctcagtctcatcttagatggaaattagaacagtggaatcatgttttttggtccacatttcaaatagtgtttgaaaaacacagccatcgtgttctccgggccaaagaggaaaaggaccatccaaatttttatcagtgtcaggtccaaaagcaagtgtctgtatgggccagcggtgtgtcagtgcccatggcatgggtaactcgaacctctgtgagggcaccattaatgcagacagatatgtacaaattttggagcaacatatactgccatccagcaccgtcttttccagggacatccctgcattttccagtagGACAACACCAAACCACATCCAGCCCGGATTACCAGTGCATGGCTGTGAAAGCAGAGAGtacgggtgctagattggcctgcctgcagtcctgacctgtctccaattgaaaatgtgtggtgcattatgaagcgcacaatgcggcaatgaagaccctgtaAAATTGTAATGCCGAAgaactgcataatggatgaatgagggaaattccactttctaaaattaacaaacttgtgtcttcagtgcccaaatgcttaataagtgtttgaAGAAATTATGATGTTTCAAAAttgtaaacactcgactgtcccaacttttttggagcatgttgcaatcatctgactgtacatttattaaaaaaaacaattaaattcacaaggaaaaacataatatgatgtttagttgtagtgctttcaatatagcaaagtgtgaatataatttacaaatcactcctttttgttttcattagcatttttcatactgtcccaactttttctgaATTGAGGTTGTATAATTTCCAAAAACAACAtggcaaaaacaacaaaattagcttgctcgtttttttttttttttttatgtcaggcTGGTTGAATACTATATGTGCTAAAAAggttaaaaatacagtttagaataaatttaaaaataagtaGCCATAATAACcagatatttaaataaatacacagaaaatgGGAACACTAAAGCAATACTTCCACAATTGTGAGGTGTTCCCCATGAAATATGGGAACTACAATTACAAAAGCACACAGTCCGCCTGCCTCTCTCATTGGTTGTAATAATGTAACTGAGGGAAATGATCATATGTTTTGCATGTATGTAGGAAGTGAATAATgcattttcagttatttatttatttgtattatttattttgtttatttgttttaagtttgttttgttttttgcaattttgtactgatataatcatttttgtatttatttcctGCTTCGCCctattatatttatgttataaTCTATTTTAATGTGGATTTTTGTATTGCTTGTATAtaagtacagtatgtatgtattaaCCTATACTGTATTTCTATgctttaattaaaagaaaatggaaaattgTAATGTTGTCTTCCCTACTGAAATAGACAGCCTGGTGGTGACCAGCTTGAATGACCTATTTATTGATGGTCAGACTCAGCAGTGTATAAATCCAGATTTATGCCATGAATAGGTTTGTGCAACAGGCAACATACCAATCAAAATATGGTCAAATTGCAAAATATCTCAAACAAAGAGCCTACTAAAAAACAGGGAAATGTATGCCGAATAAGTTATTTCATACTcggttttaatttaaataaatatgaattgtGGCTACAAGTACCAGAACTATGGCAAATGGCTACTAAcactaatatatactgtatatatatatatatatatatatatatatatatatatatatatatatatatatatatatatatatatataaaacactgttTTTGACACTTACACTGTTTGAAGGAGTGCCTATATAAATTTTTATGATttcaaaaaagaaacaataaatgtGCCTTAGTATTTTGGCGGTATGtttacaaatgtgtaaaatgtattatttaaacctgattacatatttataattacatatataaatgcacatttaaatatatgctttagtaaaaaataaatacttgctTTGATGGTAGAGCGTAAGTTTTGGACATGTAAAGGGACCGCCAGGCAATATAATCCATGCCAGAATCGAACTTGTCATGCATGGTTGtttttcattcattgtttattttgGAAAAACACATTCGcgataaatgcacaattaataacGAGAAAAATTGTTTCAATGGCATCGTGTCGGTGGAATAATTTGTACTAACATGTTTCATTTAAGACATTAGAAATGATCACAGATACCATCGATACCAGCTGGGCCTTAGCGCACGTTTCTTCCATGCAAGCTCTAATCTATGGACATTTTTGACATAAAATGACAGACTACGGCGAGGAGCAGCGGAATGAACTAGAAGCAATAGAGTCCATTTATCCAGACTCGTTTACAGGTGAGATTGACTGCTAATTATGTAGTTTGATGCCTATATGTTTGCGTCGCTTTCCGTTAGCTCCTAGCTTTTCATGAAACAAAGTTACGAGCGACTCAGTCTCCTCTGTGATAACATACTCTATAGCAGCACATTTGGTTGTTACAGATTTAAATAGAATGTAAACTATGACCAGCAATAAGATGTCAAGCAAATGTTAACAGCTAACAGTAAATTAAACATAAGATTTAGACATTTGTGCTACATTCAGTGCAGCTATTACTGAAATGTTGGTTCAAACATTAGATATTTGTTAAGTTTTAGTGTCTGTTGCTCAGACTCTGGTGACACAAACCTGTATACTACCAGTGAGTAGGAAATAGTAACTATGAACTCTGTAGTTCATGTGTATAGTTCCTGAGATATTCTTTCTCCACTCACGCAGTGCTTTCAGAAGGGCCTACAAGCTTCACCATTACAGTTACGTCTGATGCtggagaaaatgatgagagtaaGTGACtggttattttaaatatttttatttcattattaattaACATGCCCACCTGTTTTGTTCTTTCATCATCATAAAAGTGGAGTTCAAACAGGGTTCTCACGGTGacagaaataaaaaatgactaaaaagtaTTAGAATTTTGTATAGTGaatagttgtttttgttttctagtTATACCTAATTGAATAATCAaacgactggaaaagtcatggaaattcattggttaaagggatagttcacccaaaaatgaaaattctctcatcatttactcaccctcatgccatcttagatgagtatgacttactttcttctttagaacacaaagatttgtaaaaaaaaatatctgagctctgttaGTCCATTCAATGCAATTAAATGTGGGCGAGAACTTTGaacctccaaaaatcacataaatgtcacataaaaaacaaaaaacagtgattaaatccatgttttcagaagcgatatgataggtgtgggtgagaaactgatcagtatttaagtcctatttaccatactgtaaatgtccacttttatttttattttcactgtttttcgcattcttcgtgcattttgccacctacttggcagggaggagaatttatagtaaaaaaggacttgatttgatctgtttctcacccacatctatcatatcgcttctgaagatatagatttaaccactggagtcttattgattactttaatgctgcctgtaGGTTCCTTTTagagcttcagatttctggccaccattcacttgcattaaatgggcCAACAGCTGTGATATTTTTCTAcaaatcgttgtttgtgttcaacagaagtaagtcatgtacatctgggatgacatgagggtgagtaaatgatgagagaaatttcatttttgggctattcctttaaaaggtgtTATAACCCTCTCATATCACCACTTCCAAAATCCAAACATTCAGTGCCAATGTGCTTTCTGTCTGTTTTAGTGGTGGAGGTGACCCTAAAATTTACATATGTGGAGAAATATCCAGACGAGCCCCCTCTCTGGGAGATCAATTCACAGGAGAACCTGGAAGATTCAGATGCAGAAGATATTCTGGCACTTTTAAAGCAACAGGTTTGCATTCCCAACATTTTACCCATCAGTGACAAATTAACAATTGACAAAGTGCACAAGATGGGTAACACTTGTCTCTCTTTTGTAGGCCGAAGAAAACCTGGGAATGGTTATGATATTCACGTTAGTGACAGCTGTGCAAGAGAAACTTAATGAAATAGTTGACCAGATTAAGagcagaagagaagaggagaaacAAAGAAAAGATAGAGAGGCTGAAGAAGCTGAAAAGGTTTGTTCTGAGGATGTACCCTCTGAATGTAGCTAAACATTGTGCATATGAAGACCATAACCAAATTGCTAAGCAATATTGCTTTAAATAATGATATGTTCTTGAATGTTAGCTTTGTTGGTAGTTgcataatttgtattaaaatggaAAGTGCTCTTCTTTTGGTCTGATCTTTTCTAT encodes the following:
- the calhm6 gene encoding calcium homeostasis modulator protein 6 is translated as MQHLKPLLKFTQTQQTNLGFGLIALLTVGSEHVFSVFAFSCPCNDWNFIYGNVCLLVPALALLILSYMLSNKTWKLFTGLCLRKRKLCRFNYTFGFLCVFLQISVTAMVAPLSWIAVALLKGVYFECAMTGANVTLFSSHLCNDKYPHCRTELEQFPCDGTSVPKSERVAVLSIIRAESQVLGWILIASVMMFTFLLTCVARCHSPISYMQLKFWRMYTQKESEFLDSYTAQHAEKLAKRNLTSFFELTKPTPMKSPPKKAWEKISSFYKFQTMDDYYSILHKYVCTCEDLENPTARASVRSENDFSNPAALAFLDEGKLVM
- the rwdd1 gene encoding RWD domain-containing protein 1; this encodes MTDYGEEQRNELEAIESIYPDSFTVLSEGPTSFTITVTSDAGENDEMVEVTLKFTYVEKYPDEPPLWEINSQENLEDSDAEDILALLKQQAEENLGMVMIFTLVTAVQEKLNEIVDQIKSRREEEKQRKDREAEEAEKVAFQGTVVTIENFLSWKAKFEQEITELKRKKQKEEEQAAKGKLTGKQLFETDHNLDTSDIQFLEDGGNSVEVDESLFQDMDDLDLDEDDPDFNPLDLGSDED
- the LOC127453628 gene encoding calcium homeostasis modulator protein 5-like: MSVPTMDSFKTVLRFLTNQKSTIGYSFMAIFTIGSERIFSMVSFQCPCNREQNFVYGVTFLLGPAIVFMIISLFVSTRFWRLYTGCCLNPFKLCPKGNCLSCLTVFIKVLAGACIAPIMWLCVALLNGTFYECAVSGLDKNMVVDLFCKNKTPECREELAQVPCSKSQLSPDDNKELLLMLRAQSQILGWSIVIFSAIAALIGTCFKNCRSQVSYLQLTFWKIYMQKEKEKFETFAEDYATKLAERNLKSFFDNKSPEPFSFPNHKAWEEISSIYTFTQSEQYYSNLQRYVECGDRDYSPEKHPVLQMEDGIEMV